Within the Trachemys scripta elegans isolate TJP31775 chromosome 4, CAS_Tse_1.0, whole genome shotgun sequence genome, the region tttcaatggggccaggatggaTTTCACCCTTCTTTTTTGGGATGGGTGTGTAGTTCTTCACCTCTCTCGGCTTGTCTTTCTCCCGGTTTCTGTCTGTCCCTCTCTTGCTGGGTTGATGCACTTGACTCCGCCTGTGTTTGTCTCCCACCCCCTCTCTCTTTCAGTCTCTGCACCTGCCTCTTTCTCCCCTTTGGTGCCTGGGTCTCTGTCCAGGGGGAGTCATTACCCTCCCTGCTtacagagggaggggctgggagcaccagCATCAGTCCTATTTAACTCTGCACTCTCCTGGTCAGGATTAACGGCCGTCCTGGGAACTATGTGCGTGTAGCTGGCAAGTGGAGGCTGGAGGAGGTGAGTAAATTGTCCATAGTGCTCTAATACCCTCTCTGCACCACTCCTGCTCCCTGACacacctctctgccccttccccacccacatcCCTGGCACTGTCTCTGTTAAAACTGTTGCTTCCTTCTACCCAGTACAACACTTCCAATCACTCCAGGTTCTTCCTGGCCCATGTATCTAGCACCCAGCCCTTTGTCCCAAAGCCAGCCCATCTGGTCTGCACAGTATAACTCTCTTCTCTTTGCAGTGCCACCCCAGTGGCTGCATCACTGATCTCTTTATCCAAATGGCCATCATAATGACCCTGAAGCAGACCCTGAGTAACTTCGTGGAGTACCTCACCCCGTAAGTCCACGCACCCTAGGCACTCATGCCAGTAGGATGTGCTCACGTGTCTGAGCTGCATGTTTCTGCTTGCGGAAGCAGTCTGCTCTGACTACAAACTTTAACTGGGATTCTCCCAGGCAGTGTCTGGGGAAGGCGAGTGTGAGGCCAGTTGCTGAGATAAGATCAGTCAGCAAATTCTCTTcaggaaaaaatgaaatctgtCTCTGGAGAAAGCAGAAGTAGATCTGGTCAAGGAACAagaacaataccatgtgacacCGTGACTAATCACAGAGCCAGAACAGTGCATTCCGAATACAGAACATTGGGCGGGAAGATCCGTACGCAGCGTTCAGCTCAGGCCTTGTCACAAAAACGATTTGAGAAAAGAACAAATAAATCAaatggggctctgctcctggacaAGTCAGAGAGAAAAAGGGCTGAACTCACTGAATAAATTATTCCCTCTGAACAGCTTGACCTAGCTCTAACTGGCACCTTGACCCAACACTAAAAATTCactcaatttttcttttaaagctaaTTTTCTTTGACATTTGGAATGGCCCTCCTAGCTATTTAGTATGTTTGCCACCTTCTGAATTTTTAGGCCCCAACTTTACTTGTCTTAGGGAGCAGTTACACCACAATAGCCCTGTTGAttttagtgggactactcacgtgaGTACATGCTCGTCAATGTCAGAACGGGTTTCACTGTCAGGCCGTTGGTAAACTACAGCTATTGGGCCATCTTATAGATGGAAACTGCCTTCTGCTATTGGTAAGAATTCCCTCAGTAACACCAGCAGAAGGTGATCTgtttgagagagaggaagggggagtgtgtgtgtgagacctcACAACAGAACCAACCCACTGCTCAAGTCTCCATGTTGGTGTTCCAGAGGGGTTACTGTTGGCCTAGTGCAGGGAGCTGCTCTGGTGGCCCCCACACTTGGCTCTTTAGCATATGTCCCTCACCCCTCTGCCCTTGTGTTACTGTCCCTGCAGCTGGCTAAGATTAAGGTTCCAAAAATCACTTGCCAACCCAAAGGACAAAGACAACGTTCACATGGAGAAAGGACCCGAGGACTCCTGCAAGGAGCAGTGGCTCAAGAACTACCAACTCAACGAGGTCAACGTCTTCAGCTTGTTCGACGAGTTCTTGGAAATGAGTATGTGGCGCTTTGGGGTCATGGGTGTAATTAGTGGGCAGCGGGGAATGCCTGGTTCTCAGGTGCTGTGTTCTGGGCCCATGCCTGCCCATTCCCATTGCCTCTTCTCTTTGGGTCAGTTTTTATCCAAGGGCAGCAGGTTTTAGCTGCTTACTCAACCCAGGTTTCCTTGCGCCCAGTACACAAAGAGTGCTCTGAATGCCCTGGAGCTGGGTGTGACCATGCTCCCTGCTCCTGGGGGCCAGTTCTTGATGTTGGGGCTAAGGGGGAATCAAACCATTGCAGCtagcaggactggggctcctgTGAGAGAAGCTGGCCACCCCTGTGACAGAGTGATAATACCAAATGCCCATTCAcatcccagggagtgggggcaggtccTAGGTCTCCACATGCAGCTTGTGGAACGCGGTCAGGCTTGGTGACTGCGTTCACTATTGAGGGGGAGGTGCGAGGGAACCAGCCCTGCCGCTCACCCAGTCCGTAGCCCATCCCTGAGCTAAGACTGCAGAGCCCAGGGAGAAATGGGCACAGACTGGGTAGATTCACCCACACACCTGCTTGGGGTCACTCGCACACATCTTGCCCCGAGCAAGACCTGGCAGGTAACTGACATCCCAGGAGGCGGCCTGGGAAGGATTTGTGCCTCAGGGACGACAAATTCCTTCCCTGCCCTGTCCCGCCCTTGCTTCTGGTAACATTTGGGTACTGGCTGTGACCACTAGCAACTACTCCCCCCCACCAATCCCTGTTCAGCTGAGCAGCCTGCACTTTGGGGAAAGGGAGCAGAGTCAAGGTCGCACCCCTCTGTGATCACTCCTGCATGGATGATGTTGGGGTAAGTAGAACTGGGCATGCAACTCCTgatcttccctctgccccccccccacccccatggctaCAGCTATGTAGCGAGCAGATCACGCGGAGGGCTAGAGGGGGGTGTCTGACTCATCCTCTCACGCTGCCTGGCCACTCAGGGCCATGCCAACATCCGGCTCTGAGGCATTGTGCATACAGTAAGTACTTGGGCCTATGGTCTAGCTGGACGTCCTCACAGCTCCCTTACGGTGCCTGTGCTTTGTCCTGTTCTCAGTGATCCAGTACAGCTTCACCACCATCTTTGTGGCTGCCTTCCCCCTCGCCCCGCTAATGGCCTTCATCAATAACCTTTTTGAGATCCGGCTGGATGCCATCAAGATGGTTCAGCTGCAGAGGCGCATAGTGCCTAGGAAAGCCAACGACATTGGTGAGTGGGGGCCAAGGGGAGGGGCTCTCCATGAAGAACATGGGCCTGATAAAGaaggcacttgggggaggggggagggctaaTCTTACCCCAAGACTTAACAATGGCACTAACTACTGCAACAGACTCTTTCCCTAAGTCATGGTGCCAGAACATTGTCTGCTCCTGTTTCTGCTATTCCGGGGGACAGTTAGAGATAGAGGGTGCATTTGaagagctgcggggggaggggacaggattgGAACAGCAGGGGGGCTGTAAGTCAGGACTGAGGCGCATTGGTAGAGTCATGGATAGAATGTGGATACACTTTGCTTTGGCCTAGAACGCATTGCTAGTTCCTCACGTTCATACGCTGCCCGTCTGTCCACATCACTGGGTGGATACAGTACTGGATAAGTCTCATCATTGTAGTGCTCTTGCTGATGCAAGGCTGCTGTGCTGGGCCACTGCGCTGTGCCCCACAGAACACAACTCCAGAGATCAGCCTGGTCAAGCCCGATCCTCCTCCCATTCGTGGCAATGGCAAAGTTCACAGAGCAGTGTCCTGGGCACCAAAGCAGCTGTGGGAGCGCCTAGCTGGGTGTGTCTCTGACTGCTATTCTCTTGCAGGCATCTGGCTGCAGGTTCTGGAGGCCATTGGTATTTTGGCAGTCATTGGCAATGGCCTGGTGATTGCCATCACCTCAGACTTCATCCCCAAGCAGGTCTACAAATACACGTACAGCCCGTGCATGCTGCAGAACCGCACCGATATCAAGTAAGTGTCACCCCACAATTGCCACAGCCTTTCCTGAACTGCAGCCACCTCGCTCGCTTTCTGTGTCTAAGTGAGCCTGTCCCTGCAGCGTGGGGGAAGCCATCTCTCCCGGCCCCACTGGGTAGCAAACAGGGCCGGtgcggtgctaccatttaggccaactaggtggttgcctagggtgccaagatttgggggcaccaaaaagcggcacccccaatttttattttattttatttatttattacagcggccacagcgctgggagggagagggagtctgagcagctggcaggcagcccaggggagcCCCTgggtcagcgcgccgccggcagcccaggggagccccctgggtcagagctgctgcaCGGATCCCTggaccagggggtggggagctgccgcgggggggggggggggggggggggggcctcggggggggggggggctgccgcggggggggggcctcagggtggaaggggggcggggagctgccgcagggctgggggtggggggcgcaaggtggaagtttcgcctagggtgcaaaacttccttgcaccagccctggtggCAAAGCCCAGCCAGGAACGCAGGAGCTTTACTGCCGCCCTTTGTTCCCTCTCACTGCTTGTGACTCTTGGGATGGGGGGACAAGTTCCGGGAGCTGGTGCTGTTCCCAATGTCGAGGGTTCCCCGTAGGATGTGAGGCCGCATCATGTTCTTTCCAGCAGTCCTTGCCCTAAGATGCAAAGTAGGCTATTGGGGAGCCCGCAGAGGGAAAAAGAACAGCCAGTTTTGGCAGCAGGTGAGGTAGTGACCTCTAGAGGGATGAGCAAGAACTGCAGCCAAAGTTATTTTCCAGTCCCATTTGCACAGGGCAGAGCAGGTCTGTTAACAAGTCGGTATCTGCTTTGTACACAAATAATGCAAACACCTGCTAATTGTGCTCAGGTGATTACCAAAAAGATACCCATTCACTGGCTGCTGGCCGTTCTGGCTATTCAAACTAATTTAATGCCTGCTTTTGAAATAGACACTAAAGTAATCCACACAGAAATCCATAGGGAAGCTCTTACATTTTGTGTAAAAACAGCTGTTAACTGTGGCTGTTAGCACTGCAAGAGTGCACTTGGTTGTTTTTTTCACTCTGGGCAACCCGGTTCCTACCATGTGGAGTCAATAATTGATTGTTTTAATTGTGTGCTGTTTGGTCAAGCAGTAAAAGAGTAGATTAGTCCCAGCCTGGAACTGTCTCTCAGCCCCTCTCTAAGaagcaccctctctctctctcctccccccactacagaagggatgtggacaaattggagggcaacaaaaaatattagggggctggggcacatgacttacgaggagaggctgagggaattgggcttatttagtctgtagaagagaagagaggggggatttgatagcagccttcaactacctgaaggggggttccaaagaggatggagctcggctgttctctgtgatggcagatgacagaacaaggagcaatggtctcaaattgcaatgggggaggtctaggttggatattaggaaacactatttcactaggagggtggtgaagcactggaataggttacctagggagatggtggcatctccatccttagaggtttttaaggctcagcttggcaaagccctggctgggatgatttagttggtgttggtcctgctttgagcagggggttgggctagatgacctcctgaggtctcttccaaccccgaTACTCTGATTCTAAATCAAACCCCCTTAAATTGCACTGCTCCAAAaatccatcccctctcccttttcACCAGCAATCTCTCCTCCTGTGCATTCCATGCTTTGTCTTGCCTCTGAGTTGGATCCTGCACAGGGTAGTGTGTCCTCAATtcccttgacttcactgggaactcAGAGTGCTGGGCATCATCCAGAATCAGCCCTTTACATTGCTCTCTGGGACGGGGAATGTTTCCTGAGCTATAGGCCCATTTGTGCCGGGGCCTGAGCACGTCCTGGGAATTAATAAGAGCCCTTGGCCCCCATGGGAGTTACAGGTGCTCAGTGCTTTGCAGAGACCATTCTTATGCTTAGGAAACACTGcgtaatttcatgatttttaataaGCATCTCTGAGGCCTTGTTCCTGCACCATCAAAGTTAATGGGgcttttgccattaatttcaattagAGCAGGATCAGGACTTAGATTCCCACCCTGAAAAGAACTGCCTGGAAGCGAGCTAAAGATACCCATCTCTTCTAATCCTCACCTGGGTATCCTTGCCTGGACGACCCCATTGGGGCACTATTAAGCCACTGTCTAGTGCCATGTTTTCTCCCTATGCAGCTGTTTGACAGGTTACATCAACAACAGCCTCTCAGTGTTCCGTGTCCAGGACTTTGAGTGGCAGATGAAGATGCCTGAAAAGCTTCCAGATTTTATGAGGAGTGAGATCACAGAATGCAGGTAATAGGGGACAATAGCATGGATCCATCATCCAGTCTCACATGtccataggtgctgaaactaggggtggTGGAGATGCTGCGGCACCCCTGGcttggtttccatcatatacagggtttgcagtttgggtcaatggctctcagcacccccactatacaaattgttccagcccccctgtaCACATCCTCACAATAATACCTTCCCACCCATCCTCAACAAACAATATTGCAAATATCCTCTACAAAAAATATCTTGAAtgttttaaggtaaaactggCATGCCTcccttcagcccccccccccccccctgactgGGAGAGCGGAAGACAAGATCcgtagctggtgtaaatcagtttggatcccctgaagtcaatggatctatgctgctttatgccagctggggatctgtgAGTGGACAATGGGAAGGTCAGCTGGAGGAAGCACAATACCTGAATTGAACaaagctgccctggggccaggcaGGAGAGGGACTAAGTGAACCAGTAGGCCTCTCCCACCACTAACTCCTGTGACTCACAGTTCGAGGGGTGCGGAGAGATGGACTGTGACCAGCCGGGGAGGGGATTTAATGGGAAGTGCACACAGGGCTGTCGGGTGTTGTCCTGTAGGTACCGGGATTACAGGAACTCCAATGACTACAactactctgtccagttctggcatGTTTTCGCAGCCCGGCTCGCCTTCCTTATTTTATTTGAGGTGAGTGCTGTGGAGTCAGCAATGTCTGGACTGCACGGGTAGCCTTGTGTGGCATGGGGAAGGAGACCGAGGCGGTGGGGGAAAGAGTCACTCGTTCTTCCCTGGGGAGTGATTCAGTGGAGAGTGTGAGCGTGCATGGCTGGGCACTCTGAGGGTGCTGTTTCCGCACTGGCTGAGGGAGTTTCCTTCTCTTGCACCCAGCCTGACCTCTTCAGTGAGGCAATTAGCTCCTTTATCATGGCATTGCCCCTTTGCATCAGATCCCTGCTCCCTTCACCTGCCTTCAGACCCTCCCCCGTGTTCTGCCCTCACCCACACCTGTCATcgctttccctctcccctgcccctgttGACAGTCACTGACTCCTGCTGTTAGTCCCCTGCTAACTTGCCATCTGCCCTTCAGGCAATGCCATGCACAGGTGACTAGCAGGAAAAACAGCCACTGCCCTTGGCTGGGGGCAAATTAGGACAGCCTCAAAGTCCGCTCTGCTGGCAGTGGTACCATTGCAAAGCTTGCATTTCAAAAGGGAGTGTAGGGCTACATCCAGAGCCAGACATAAAGCTAAGAGAAACCAGGGACTGTGGGTCCTCATGGCTTGATCTGCCACCCTCTCTGGCCCAGGTTTCCCAGGACTGGAATGAGAGGGGGTTGATGTTTTGGGGGCCCCATAATAGCCTGAATTTGGGGCCCTAAGGGGAGGCATTACCCTAGAAATCATCCCTGAatgcagcagtgtgtgtgtgtgtgtgtgtgtgtgtgtgtgtgtgtattttatgatTCCGAtcgaactcccactgaagtcaatgggagtcttgattgatttcaatgggagttggattgggcacTGGATGGCTTGCGTACTTGGTATATGCCCATGTGGCAGCTGAGCATGGCCATGGAGCTATTACTCCTTGCTAATTGCTGCTGGGTCACTGATCACAGCTTATCTCCCCTGAGAACTGGTTCTGACTGCATGGTGGGCTCTGCTTGCTCATTTCAGCACGTGGCTCTGTGCATCAAGTTGATTGCAGCCTGGTATGTACCTGACATCCCCCAATGGGTTAAGAATAAgcacctgaagaaaaaaaatgaaaatctacaGAGAAAACTCAGGTAGGTGTTGTCCTAGGAATAGCTGTGAAGGGTTCTGGAGCACCGTCTCTCTTGGAAGGCAGTGTGATCTAGagcaggagacctggcttcttgtcctgactggctgtgtgaccttggggttAGTCACTGCACCTCCTCTGCACAGATACCATTAATAGTAGCTGCCCTCCCTCAACCACCGCTCCACTCAGAGGGCTACTCTGAATAGGAGTGGGCAGAGCAGAAAGGTGGAACAGAACGGTCTCTGGCGGGGCTTGACAACCTCTTACGTTCTGCCCAGGCTGGAATCAGTATAAGGGATAAAAAATGATCTGTGTTGGCCAAGTGTCATCTCTACTCCACTGGCAAAACCTAGGCATCCTAGGGTCTTAACTACCAATTCTACCACAAGTCAACCTCCTGACATCTAATCTGCCTGTTCAGTAGAGGAAGTGTGAGATGAAGGCTGGTGGCATGTGACTTTTTAGAAGAGAGTCCTGCAAGCATTGGTTAGCCTCCCAAAGGAAGCAGTGGAAGCACTATCCCTGGTTTCACTTAAAACTAGACTGGGGAATAGAAGGAGCAATCCATCCTTGGCCCCTGGAGGCTGGATTAGCCCAGTGATTCTCCAGTTTTTTCATTCTGGAAACTGTCTCATCCAAGAGACAGTGCACCTCTGAGGGACCTGCCTGCCCTACAATCCCCCGGTGCTTGGCTAGCCACATTCCTCATTCTACAGAGCATGAGGGAGGGCTCCATAGTCCTTTATTAATCCACAGACCACAtcttgagaacccctggattagattaCTCAAAACTAAAGCTGGCCagaaatgtggtggtggtggtggtgttttgtgttttttttcggGGGGGAGGGACTTCCCCCTCCAGAAAACTCCCACAGAAATGAAAATTTCTcaactttccatggaaaatttttgactttttttggtaaaaagtcaaaatttaaaTATATCTGCTGAAAACTGAAGAAATGCTGCTGTAATGCcctatgggagttgtagttcagatgctTCATGCTGCCATTCTCCTTTGTAGATTGGACTATATTTCACATGAAGCACCACAGTCTCCCTCTATTAACAAAGGGAAGTGGtacatcatgggagtccctgatcatgttgcattatgggagatgtagcccAGCTAGGAAACCCTGCCCAcaaaggagaatggggacatgagggaACTGAACTATAAGTTCTAGGAGACAGTGTGATGGTATCGCCAAATCAAAATATGTTGCCTTTCTgccatttggggttttttccaaTATAATCTAAATTTGCTAAGACTAGCAGACTCTTTTCACAAAAAGTCTTTTAATTGAAACCCTGCTTGCCATAGTAAAATAGCTTTGCTAGAACTTTTTCGACCAGCCCTTCTAACTAGTTCTTACTCATCTCAAGTTTGATTGTTCTGTTCAGTAactctgatggtgtcactggaACTACCTGGATTGTTTCTGTATCTTCCAAAAAAAGGGATCACTCTACAAGCGTATAGCGAGTCACTGAGCATGCAGcagaggtcagaagcagagaCTGCAGATCCAGTATCCAGCAGGACAGTGCTGTGGGCTTTGGAGGCACTATACAGGCACCTCCCACAAACCCTACAACTGCAGCTCATTCTCTCCTATTGTTTTGGACTTTGCCTCTTA harbors:
- the ANO9 gene encoding anoctamin-9, which produces MLLPFQQEGLRKLLKENWARWRKILKKQSIEDIRNYFGEKVALYFVWLGWYTRILFPAAVLGLLVFLYGIFHFDSSQISKEICEANTTIMCPLCDQKCPFWQLSDTCTYAKVTHLFDNEGTILFAVLMALWATVFLELWKRRRAEVVSDWELYGWDEDEEELALQLINNPEHTLKEYQHSYIRSTILLLLVLLMITVLIGIAHALVIYRVVATVVFTQSDFEFIRERASTVAVMTGAVLHYITIVVMTKVNRRVALFLCDLEKPRTFSERENIFTVKIFTFQFFTYFSSLIYIAFFLGRINGRPGNYVRVAGKWRLEECHPSGCITDLFIQMAIIMTLKQTLSNFVEYLTPWLRLRFQKSLANPKDKDNVHMEKGPEDSCKEQWLKNYQLNEVNVFSLFDEFLEMMIQYSFTTIFVAAFPLAPLMAFINNLFEIRLDAIKMVQLQRRIVPRKANDIGIWLQVLEAIGILAVIGNGLVIAITSDFIPKQVYKYTYSPCMLQNRTDINCLTGYINNSLSVFRVQDFEWQMKMPEKLPDFMRSEITECRYRDYRNSNDYNYSVQFWHVFAARLAFLILFEHVALCIKLIAAWYVPDIPQWVKNKHLKKKNENLQRKLRDHSTSV